The nucleotide sequence AGCTGGTCGTCGTGTGCTTGCGAGCCAGATACGCATACAGTTCCTGCCCCTGCGGTAATTGCCATGCCCCGACATTCGGCACGCAGGCAGGGAAATACTCTCGTTCGAAGAATTCCAGCAATTTTCGATAGGAAGGGACGATCCGTTCCTGAATCGCGGCCTGTGCTTCACGCTGAAGTTGCAATCGATCTGCTTCGGCGATCTCGGCCGGGAACGATTTAAAAGGCTTGTAGTAAAGGCTGGTTGTCGGATCGTCCACAAGTTGACGCCGGATCTGCGCGGGAAGACGCTGCATCACGACCTGTGGTTGCACCATCCGTTCTGCCACTCCACGCCGCAGCAATTCGATGGTCTGGTCCATGTACTCTGGAAACGACTTCAGTCTTGCCAGCCAGTCTTCGTAATCTTTTCGAGAGATAAACCGGCAGGCATCCGCGACCGAATTTTCGTCCTGGATTCCGTCACGATGATTGAGTACGACAAGATGCCACTGATAGGGATACTCTTCCAGTTCGGTCTCCAGCTCGCGGCGGTAGAGCTTCTGATTGAGTCGTTCAGCGGGTGTCAGCTCATTCGATCGGATTGCGTTCAGTCTCTGCAGGACTTCACGCTGGTGTGCCTCCCGTCGGGCGATGGCTGCCAGACTGACATCAGCCCATCGATCGTTGTAGCGGCCGTCTCCCAGGTATGTCGCCGTGACGGGAAATTCCCGCAGATTGGCCTGCCACTCTTCCTCGAATAATCTTCGCAACTGCTCAGAGGGTTCGCTGGCCATCACCACCAGCGGCCCCATCAATAAAGCCACCACGACGATCAACGACGACGAGTGCATATGGATAACTCCAGAATTGCCGAGCGACGCTTGTTTTCTTTATGGTACATCAATCTTAAGGGGGCTTAGAAGCTTGCGGCACATTGAAATGAGACGAAACAGGACATGACCAAATCTCTCCGGACGATCCATCCTCAACGCTGGCAGTCTGTCGCCGACCTGGCCGATCATTGGTGCAAGACGAACGTCCTGCCGTGCCTTTCGGTTGCGACGGGGACCACCAGCGTGATTTCAGGGCGCTTCCATAAGGGTCGATTTCACGAGCACACGGCCCCGGCTTTTAAAGCCGATCCCATTTTCCTGATTGCCTCCATCACGAAACCTGTCGTAGCCACAGCCGCGCTGCTGCTCATCGAACGAGGCCAGCTTACCCTGGCTGACCGAGTCACCGACTACATTCCCGAGTTTGGACGGAATTCCAAGCACGGTGTCGAGCTGCGGCATCTGCTGACCCACACATCCGGTTTACCCGACATGCTGCCCGACAATCAGGAGCTGCGACAGGCACATGCCAGCCTTCAGCGGTTTGTCGAACGAACGTGCGAAGAACCACTCGCCTTCTCACCGGGACGGGGTGTTCTCTATCAGAGCATGGGCTTCGCGGTTCTGGGTGAAATCATCGCTCGTGTCAGCGGCAAAAGCTGTGCACAGTTTATTCAGGAAGAACTCTTCCAGCCGATCGGGATGCAGGATTCGGCGCTCGGAGCCCCGGATGAATGGTACGAAGGTCAGTCCGCGAACATGCTACGTGTCACCCCTTGTGTGGTACCGGAATCTCAGGCATCGGGAACCGAATGGAACTGGAACAGTCGCTACTGGCGGCAATTAGGGGCTCCCTGGGGAGGAATGTTAACGACTGCTAAAGACCTGTCGCTGTTTGCACAGTTCCTGCTGCGGCGAGGTATCACGCGATCGGGGGAGCGGCTCTTGTCACCTGCAGCCATCGACGCCGCCACCCGGAATCAGCTTCAATCGATGCGAGACGTTCCCGATGAGGAACGTCGCTGCCGCCCCTGGGGGCTGGGATGGCGTCTCAACTGGCCCGCTCACAGTGCCAACTTCGGAGACCTGCTTGGCCCACGCACCTTCGGACACTGGGGGGCAACGGGGACCGTGCTGTGGATCGACCCGGACGCGGAAATCTTTGCTCTGATCCTGACGACTCTGCCCCAGGAACCCTCGGGCAAGTATCTCTCTCGGCTTTCCAACACGATTGCTGCAGCCTGGCAATAGCGCCGAACGAAGTCTCCTCCTGACTTCTCGCGCCGTTTTCCCAGGTCCGGGGATCAGCTCAGGGATGTTTACCGATCACGAAAGCCCAGGACGCGACGAACTTCCGCGGGGCTGGTCCATCCCTTTGTAACGGCGTGCGTGGCCCGTTGATTGATGCTCAGAAATCCGTGCTGCTCTGCGGTCTCTTGAATTTCCGTGGCATCGCCTCGGTTCAATATCACCCGCCCCACCTCTTTCAGATCTGGCCTTAACAGTTCCGCCAGCAGCAGACGGCCGCGGTAACCCGTTCCATTACAGCGGGAACACCCCTGGGGGATCCGGACGGCCCGCGTTGTCAGACCAAGACGATCGGCCTCTACGTCACTCCAGACAGCGCAATCGCAAAGCCTTCGGAATAACCTCTGTCCAATGATCGCTCTCAGTCCCGTACGCACCAGATAGGGTTCGATCCCCATATCACTCAGGCGACTGATCGACTCGGCCGCACGACCCGAATGAAAGGTCGAAATGACCAGATGCCCTGTCAGACAGGCTTGAAAGACCGTTTCGGCGGTCTCACGGTCCCGGATCTCACCGACCAGAATCACGTCCGGATCCTGTCGCATCAGCGAACGTAAGCCAGTGGCATAGTCGAAGCCAGCCGTGCGGTTCACAGGCGACTGTGAAACTCCCGGCAGCACACTTTCGATCGGGTCCTCGAGAGTCACCAGACTTTTTCCATTCCCCGCCACACGCTGAAGTTCACGCAGACAAGCATAGGCGGTGGTCGTCTTCCCACTTCCCGCAGGCCCGGTAACGAGAATGGCACCACTGGTCTCATGCAGCAAATCCAGCAATTCCTCGAGCAGATCCTCGGGCAGGCCCAGATCCGATGGCCAGCGGTACTGCTCCGAAGTCGCAAAAAGTCGCACGACCCCTTTCTCGCCGTACAGCGTCGGAAAGGTGCTCAGTCGCATCTCGACGTCCGCCACAGACTCGCGCAGTCTCCCTTCCTGAGGCACATCCGTGCGATAGGTCAGCAGTTCGGCCAGAACTTTCAGCCGGGCGATCACGTTGGGTGCAACGGCTTTGGGAATCGTCGCTACCGACTGGAGGACCCCGTCAATCCGCCAGAGAATCTCCATCTCCGAGGCACCGACCGTGAAGTGGATATCACTGGCTCCCGCCTCGCACGCCCCTTTTAACGTCGTCGCAACCAGTTCCGTCGCGTACTTCGGATGCGTGGGGGGAACTTGCGGAGCACTCTGGATGAACTTTTCTGCCAGCGTCGGGTTCGTCTGTGGCACCGGGTTAGAAGCGTGGCTTCCATTTACGGGGCTCATGCCAATATTGGGAGACATCTGCGCCGCCACTCCCTCTCTACTGACCAGAATACGATCACATAACCGTCAAGGACCCCGAACAACCGTCATGTCCCCCAGGGGACGACGGAATCGAGCCCCGTTTCACTATTCACTAGCTGAAGGGCGCCGGATTCAGCCAAAGTCTTCGCTAATGTCCAACGCTTCAGCACTAACGTTCAGACGACAAGAAATTGTTCTTTCAGAAGCGCATCTACTTTTCAGAACAGCGCAGCAACATTCTCGAAGTGGATGGGGGGCGGAAATCGCTCAGTGTGGGGATTCCCCACACTGAGAACATCGGATTTCCGGAGGCTACGTTAACACGTGCGCCAGCGAATAAAAACAACAGGCCGGAACGAAGTTCCGGCCTGCTGGGATTGCTGTAGTAAAGATGTCGCGAAGCTTACTTCTTCGCGGCGGGCTTGGCAGCCTTGGTTGCCTTGGCGGCAGGCTTCGTTGCTGGTTTGGCCTTGGCAGATTTGGCTGGCTTGGCGGCCTTGGTTGCCGGGGCCTTCTCGGTCGTCTTAGCAGGGGCAGCTTTCTTCGTAGCCATAATCCGTGGCTCCTTGTGGGGGGAGGCATTGGGTACCGGTTTTGGTAACTCGCTGTCTCTCTTTGGCACCCTAGCAAGAGAAACAACTCGAAAACGCGACACTCTATCTCTGAGTAGTGTTCCGTCCTTGAAACTTACCACTCACCCAGTTTGTTCGATCGTAAAACCGTTCGGCGATTGCGTCAAGCGGAATCTGTTGTTGGACAATAGTTTGTTCAAATTGACCATTACGCAACTTTAATAAACTAATGGGTGTCTCGTTGACGTAACCGTTCGCGACACCCGGCTTGGCCTGCCGCTTCTTTTTAGCCAGTTCTGCTTGTGACAGGTGGCGAGGCTCCGGGTCAGGCGTCCGCCCGTAAGAAGGTCCACTGTTCAAATTTCGCATCGACGGAATATCCGGAAGAAATACTGAAACGGTGAACGTACTCAGCAACTGACGTTACATGCGAAAGATACTTGCGTTTACGCTGTATCGAAAATTTCCGCCAGCACGTTCGTTATAAGTCTCACGTTTCAACACAGAGTACATCGGCGTGTTCAGCATGCACGATTCGGCAAAATTATTGGATTATTCTGAATATTCCGAAACTTTAGTGATTTTCCCGGAAGCGATTGGGTCACGTGACGCCAAACTGACGAAAACGTTAACAAAACGAGGCCTATCGGGATTGCCGGAACGAGCGAAACCGTCCGTAGCCTTGACTCCCCTTGCCGGGGGTAGAACAATTCGCCTGAATTGAGACTCCTGATCGACCTTTGCTTTTGTCCGCAGAAACAGTTTCCATGACATCCATCGTCCTGTCCCCCGCGCTACAAAAATTGAAGCCCTCAGCCACTTTGGCGGCTGCCGCCAAAGCGAAGGAATTGAAGTCGAAAGGGATCGCCGTCCTCGACTTCACCTTGGGGGAACCAGACTTCAATACTCCGGCCAACGTACGCGACGCCGCCATTGCCGCAATGAATGCCGGCCACACGCATTACACCCCTTCGGGCGGGATCCCTGAATTGAAGAACGCGGTTTGCGCCGCCTACAAGCGAGACTACGGGCTGACGTTCAGCCCCAGCCAGGTTCTGATCTCAAACGGCGCTAAACATTCGATTCATAACGTCATCGCCTCGTTGTGCGGACCGGGTGACGAAGTCATCATCCCCGCCCCCTACTGGGTCAGCTACAGCGCTCTGGTCGAATTGGCTGGTGCCACAGCCGTGCTCGTCGATACGACCGAAGAGAGCGGCTTCTGCATGTCGCCTGAACAGTTCATCAATGCGATCACGCCGAAAACACGGTTGCTGATGCTGAACAATCCTTCCAACCCCACAGGTTCAACGTATCCTGCTGCCCAACTCGAGGCACTTGCGCGAGTCGCCGTTGAAAAGAACATCCTCGTCCTTTCCGACGAAATCTATGAAAAGCTGATCTATCCCGGAGCCGAATTCCGTTGCTTTGCCAGCTTCGGACCGGACGTGGCCGCTCGCACCATTATTGTCAGTGGCGTCAGTAAGGCTTACGCCATGACCGGTTGGCGAATTGGCTGGACCATCGGTCCCGTCGAAGTCATCAAGGCCATGGACAACCTGCAGAGCCAGGAAACCTCGAATCCCTGCAGCATCAGCCAGTACGCCGCCGTGGAAGCGCTGAGTGGTCCGCAAGACAGCGTTGAAGAAATGCGGGTCGAATTCGAAAAACGACGCAACTACGTCATGGAACGCATGCGACCCTGGCGGTCACGCTACGGAATCACTTTCGCCGAACCGGGCGGTGCGTTCTACGCGTTCTTCAACGTCAGTTCCTGCTTCGGCAAGAAACTGATGGGCGGAGCCCAGGTCCAGAATGCCTCAGAGTTCTGCAATGCCCTGCTCGAACACGCTCACGTCGCCCTGGTCACCGGTGACGCCTTCGGTGCCCCCGGTTACGTCCGTCTCTCGTTTGCCACCAGCATCGAACAAATCAAAGCGGGCCTGGACGCGATCGAGAAGTTCCTGAACGGCTGACCTTGACGTTTGCAAAAGCCACGCGTCAACTGCAGTCGCTCGACCAGACCGTCCCCTGCATTGACCGCCGATCATCTGCAGAAAAGACCGCGTCGTCATCATAGACGGCGCGGTCTTTTCGTTTGTCCATTCCTCCGGACCCCAACCACTGGCTCCCATGCGATCTGCTCCCGTGCGATTCGTAATGCCGCCTGCAGTCCTTCAATGTGCACCTGATCGCCGACTGTAAGCCCGCATGAAATCCGTCTGTTCTTCGCGGCACGTTGATCTCCATTCCGCTATACCTGCTTTCCAGTTACCAGCCTGACGAACTTCGCCGCGCACTCAATCCGGCGGAGCGGTTTGCCCGAGTTCCTGCATCGCCATGCGGACAAAATCCTGATGATTTGCATGCATCGACCCGAGAAGTAATTCACCCACGTCGGCCCAACGGACAGCACGAGCATCGTCCCCCGCTCTCAACCGCAACCCGGCACGCGCCGCGGGACTCAAATGCTGATGCAGCACTGTGG is from Schlesneria sp. DSM 10557 and encodes:
- a CDS encoding serine hydrolase domain-containing protein; the encoded protein is MTKSLRTIHPQRWQSVADLADHWCKTNVLPCLSVATGTTSVISGRFHKGRFHEHTAPAFKADPIFLIASITKPVVATAALLLIERGQLTLADRVTDYIPEFGRNSKHGVELRHLLTHTSGLPDMLPDNQELRQAHASLQRFVERTCEEPLAFSPGRGVLYQSMGFAVLGEIIARVSGKSCAQFIQEELFQPIGMQDSALGAPDEWYEGQSANMLRVTPCVVPESQASGTEWNWNSRYWRQLGAPWGGMLTTAKDLSLFAQFLLRRGITRSGERLLSPAAIDAATRNQLQSMRDVPDEERRCRPWGLGWRLNWPAHSANFGDLLGPRTFGHWGATGTVLWIDPDAEIFALILTTLPQEPSGKYLSRLSNTIAAAWQ
- a CDS encoding GspE/PulE family protein codes for the protein MSPNIGMSPVNGSHASNPVPQTNPTLAEKFIQSAPQVPPTHPKYATELVATTLKGACEAGASDIHFTVGASEMEILWRIDGVLQSVATIPKAVAPNVIARLKVLAELLTYRTDVPQEGRLRESVADVEMRLSTFPTLYGEKGVVRLFATSEQYRWPSDLGLPEDLLEELLDLLHETSGAILVTGPAGSGKTTTAYACLRELQRVAGNGKSLVTLEDPIESVLPGVSQSPVNRTAGFDYATGLRSLMRQDPDVILVGEIRDRETAETVFQACLTGHLVISTFHSGRAAESISRLSDMGIEPYLVRTGLRAIIGQRLFRRLCDCAVWSDVEADRLGLTTRAVRIPQGCSRCNGTGYRGRLLLAELLRPDLKEVGRVILNRGDATEIQETAEQHGFLSINQRATHAVTKGWTSPAEVRRVLGFRDR
- a CDS encoding pyridoxal phosphate-dependent aminotransferase — protein: MTSIVLSPALQKLKPSATLAAAAKAKELKSKGIAVLDFTLGEPDFNTPANVRDAAIAAMNAGHTHYTPSGGIPELKNAVCAAYKRDYGLTFSPSQVLISNGAKHSIHNVIASLCGPGDEVIIPAPYWVSYSALVELAGATAVLVDTTEESGFCMSPEQFINAITPKTRLLMLNNPSNPTGSTYPAAQLEALARVAVEKNILVLSDEIYEKLIYPGAEFRCFASFGPDVAARTIIVSGVSKAYAMTGWRIGWTIGPVEVIKAMDNLQSQETSNPCSISQYAAVEALSGPQDSVEEMRVEFEKRRNYVMERMRPWRSRYGITFAEPGGAFYAFFNVSSCFGKKLMGGAQVQNASEFCNALLEHAHVALVTGDAFGAPGYVRLSFATSIEQIKAGLDAIEKFLNG